In a single window of the Octopus sinensis linkage group LG1, ASM634580v1, whole genome shotgun sequence genome:
- the LOC115209641 gene encoding protein mono-ADP-ribosyltransferase PARP15-like, with the protein MGDKELIKIVPVTSGSEYDDIQATFRRNLPSYRIIKIERIQNKTLCQRYKALKEQFEAENPKITNEVDGLWHGTTAECVERINRYGFNCRYCSKNGTYGEGVYFAKSIRYSADDTYSTPDHHKIKTIYKCSVLVGRVIQGQRRLKVLHGSYNSAVDDIQRPDIYVTFDDSQAYPNYLITFSKALVTL; encoded by the exons ATGGGAGACaaggaattaattaaaattgttcCAGTCACAAGTGGATCAGAATATGATGACATCCAGGCCACTTTCCGTCGGAATTTGCCTTCCTATCGTATAATCAAA ATTGAgagaattcaaaataaaacattatgcCAGAGATACAAAGCATTGAAAGAACAATTTGAGGCAGAAAATCCAAAGATTACAAATGAAGTTGATGGCCTTTGGCATGGTACTACTGCAGAATGTGTTGAGAGAATAAATAGATATGGATTCAACTGTAGATATTGTAGTAAAAATG GCACATATGGTGAAGGTGTTTATTTTGCCAAAAGCATCCGATATTCTGCAGATGATACCTATTCTACTCCTGACCATCACAAAATAAAGACAATATACAAATGCAGTGTTCTTGTGGGAAGAGTGATTCAAGGGCAACGTAGATTAAAAGTTTTACATGGTTCTTACAATTCTGCTGTTGATGATATTCAAAGACCCGATATTTATGTTACTTTTGATGACTCTCAAGCATATCCTAATTATTTGATTACATTCTCTAAGGCTTTAGTAACACTTTGA